TTCTGTACCCGCCATCGTCTTTTCTCCAAGAGTCAAAGCCTTATATTATAACTATTCCTCATCCAGAAAACAAGGGGGTTTTTGTTTCTAAGATCTAAGTATAATTTACTTTACGAATAAAAAAGCTCGTTAACCATGGATTTAAAATCTTTAATCAGAGATATTCCCGATTTTCCCAAACCTGGGATAGTTTTTCGGGATATTACAACACTTCTCAGTAACTCTCAAGCTCTACGCTATACAATCGATAGTTTAGCTGAAAAAACCTTAGATTTGGGAGTAAAACCTGATATTATAGTTGGTATGGAGTCTAGAGGATTTATCTTTGGTCCGGCTTTAGCATATCATCTTGATGCGGGGTTTGTACCCGTACGTAAACCGGGAAAACTGCCTGCTGCAGTACATAAAATTGAGTACGAGTTAGAATATGGTACTGATAAACTGGAAATTCACCAAGATGCGATCGCTCCTGAAACTCGAGTACTAATCATCGATGATTTAATCGCCACAGGAGGAACCGCTAAAGCTACAGCGGAGTTACTGCAACAACTTGGTTGTGAGTTGGTAGCTTTTGGCTTTGTGATTGAATTGACCGAACTTCAGGGACGTAGTAAACTTCCCGATGTACCGGTGATTACTTTGGTTGAATATTGAGCTATTGGTTAATGAATCTGACTCAAAAATTCCCTGTTATTAGTTTCGTTACCTCTGAAAACTTTTTGTATGTAGTCAAAAGACTATTACAAGGTGTTTTGAGCTTATTTTTAGCATCGGTTCTGTGTTTTACGATTATTCAACTCGCACCAGGTAATTATCTAGATACTCTGATCGATCAAAACTCTCAAATTTCTCCAGAGACTCTAGAAAGCTTTAAAATTCAATTTGGCTTGGATCAATCTCCAGTCACACAATATCGACTCTGGTTGTGGCGAGTGGTGACTAGATTCGATTTTGGTCAGAGTTTCGTTTACTTTCGTCCTGTGTCTGAGTTGATTGTAGAAAGGATGCGAGCTACTCTGCTGTTAGCCATCGCTTCGATCTTTTTTACCTGGGCGATCGCTATTCCTTTAGGTATTATAAGCGCAGTAAAACAAAACACGCTTATAGATCAGTTGTTGAGAACGATTAGCTATATCGGTCAAGGTTTCCCCAGTTTTATCACGGCTTTGTTTTTACTGTTCATCGCTCAACTTACTTCTCCCTGGCTACCTGTAGGGGGGATGACGAGTATTAATCACGATCAACTGACACCTGTGGGTAAAATAGTTGATCTTTTATGGCATATGTTTTTACCTACTGTGGCGCTAAGCTTGACTAGCTTTGCTGGGCTACAACGTTTGACTCGAGGACAATTGCTCGATGTGCTGCACCAGGACTATATAAAAACAGCACGAGCTAAGGGTTTACCAGAAAATCGCGTACTCTATATTCACGCTCTGCGTAACGCGATTAATCCTCTGATTACTCTTTTGGGTTTTGAATTTGCTAGCTTATTGAGTGGTTCCTTTATAGCTGAATATTTTTTCAGTTGGCCCGGTATGGGACGTTTAGTGTTACAAGCGGTACAGGCAAAAGATCTTTATTTAGTGATGGCTAGCTTAATGATGGGAGCAACAATGTTAATTATTGGTAATTTATTAGCAGATTTATTGCTAAAATTCACAGATCCTCGGATACGTCTGGAAAACTTGAAATAGAGGGGTGATTGGTGGTGTTGAGTGAAGAATATACGGTCAAAGATTATCTAGATAGTTCGAGTTGGCTCTCCCAGTTGAGCTATCAGAGAGCTTGGGTAGAAATAGATCATAGCGCGCTAATTCATAATGTCCAAGAAATCAAGAAAATTTTGGGACCTAAAACCGCTCTGATGGGGGTAGTGAAAGCCGACGCTTATGGTCATGGTAATGTGGCTCAAACGCTTCTAGATGCAGGTTGTAGTTCCCTCGCTGTGGCGACTTTAAATGAAGGTATTGAACTGCGTAAAGCGGGTATTACAGCTTCTATTCTTCTTTTAGGTGCAACCAATACACCCGCAGAAATCAAAGCGATCGCTCTATGGGATTTAGAACCCACTCTCTGCGATCACCATCAAGCTTTACTGTATAGTGATACTCTCAAAGCTTTAGGAGCAACTCTCAGAGTACATTTAAAACTAGATACAGGAATGTCTCGTCTGGGGGTACCCTGGTACGAAGCTACGAGCTTTGCTAGTTTAGTACAACGGTTACCTGGGTTGGAAATCGCTAGTATTTATTCCCATCTAGCTACCGCAGATGACCCCAATCCTCAGGTGATGAGCTTACAACAAGAACGCTACGAAGAGGCGATCGCCCAACTTAACTTACATAATTTAACCCCACCCTGTCTGCACTTAGCTAATTCGGCGGCGACTTTGAGCGATCGCACTTGTCACTACGATTTAGTCAGGGTTGGTTTGGCTTTGTATGGGTTATATCCTGCTGCACATTTGCGAAAGGTAGTGTCTCTGCGTCCCGTTTTACAAGTTAAAGCTAGAGTCACCCAGGTTAAGACTATTCCTCCAGGTACTGGCGTTAGTTACGGTCATCAGTTTATAAGCGATCGCTCTTTACGAATTGCCGTGGTGGGTATTGGTTACGCCGATGGTGTCCCGCGTCGTCTCTCTCAACGTCTTCAGGTGCTGTTGCGGGGTCAACTGGTATCTCAAATTGGAGCGATTACCATGGATCAACTGATGTTGGACGTTAGCGCTATACCCGATCTACAGGTAGGGGAAGTCGTCACTCTCCTGGGTAAGCAGGGAAATATCAGTCTCGAGGTAGATCAATGGGCTAGTTTGCTGGGTACTATTTCCTGGGAAATTCTCTGTGGTTTTAAAAACCGATTACCGCGAGTCAACCAATGATGTATGGATCAATATTCATCCCTTCCGTAAATTCTAAGGCTAATCTAACCGCTTCTTCTATTTGATATTAATCCAATAGAAAGATTTTGGAAAGAGCTAAAAA
The window above is part of the Gloeocapsa sp. PCC 73106 genome. Proteins encoded here:
- the alr gene encoding alanine racemase gives rise to the protein MLSEEYTVKDYLDSSSWLSQLSYQRAWVEIDHSALIHNVQEIKKILGPKTALMGVVKADAYGHGNVAQTLLDAGCSSLAVATLNEGIELRKAGITASILLLGATNTPAEIKAIALWDLEPTLCDHHQALLYSDTLKALGATLRVHLKLDTGMSRLGVPWYEATSFASLVQRLPGLEIASIYSHLATADDPNPQVMSLQQERYEEAIAQLNLHNLTPPCLHLANSAATLSDRTCHYDLVRVGLALYGLYPAAHLRKVVSLRPVLQVKARVTQVKTIPPGTGVSYGHQFISDRSLRIAVVGIGYADGVPRRLSQRLQVLLRGQLVSQIGAITMDQLMLDVSAIPDLQVGEVVTLLGKQGNISLEVDQWASLLGTISWEILCGFKNRLPRVNQ
- a CDS encoding adenine phosphoribosyltransferase — its product is MDLKSLIRDIPDFPKPGIVFRDITTLLSNSQALRYTIDSLAEKTLDLGVKPDIIVGMESRGFIFGPALAYHLDAGFVPVRKPGKLPAAVHKIEYELEYGTDKLEIHQDAIAPETRVLIIDDLIATGGTAKATAELLQQLGCELVAFGFVIELTELQGRSKLPDVPVITLVEY
- a CDS encoding ABC transporter permease — its product is MNLTQKFPVISFVTSENFLYVVKRLLQGVLSLFLASVLCFTIIQLAPGNYLDTLIDQNSQISPETLESFKIQFGLDQSPVTQYRLWLWRVVTRFDFGQSFVYFRPVSELIVERMRATLLLAIASIFFTWAIAIPLGIISAVKQNTLIDQLLRTISYIGQGFPSFITALFLLFIAQLTSPWLPVGGMTSINHDQLTPVGKIVDLLWHMFLPTVALSLTSFAGLQRLTRGQLLDVLHQDYIKTARAKGLPENRVLYIHALRNAINPLITLLGFEFASLLSGSFIAEYFFSWPGMGRLVLQAVQAKDLYLVMASLMMGATMLIIGNLLADLLLKFTDPRIRLENLK